The Megalops cyprinoides isolate fMegCyp1 chromosome 12, fMegCyp1.pri, whole genome shotgun sequence genome contains a region encoding:
- the LOC118787073 gene encoding gremlin-1-like yields MSRSARVFCATVFVFGLLFCPVGSKRNRGSQGAIPHPDKNNPNESEQQPQPPQAGSGSRGRGRGSAVPAEEVLESSQEALHVTERRYLKRDWCKTQPLKQTIHEEGCISRTIINRFCYGQCNSFYIPRHVRREEGAFQSCSFCKPKRFTTMTFTLNCPDQQPPTKKKRVQRVKQCRCISIDLD; encoded by the coding sequence ATGAGCAGATCAGCGCGTGTCTTCTGTGCCACGGTCTTCGTCTTTGGACTGCTCTTCTGCCCGGTGGGTAGCAAGAGGAATCGAGGTTCCCAAGGCGCCATCCCTCATCCAGATAAAAACAACCCTAACGAATCAGAGCAGCAACCGCAGCCACCGCAGGCGGGTTCTGGATCCCGGGGGCGAGGCAGGGGGTCGGCTGTGCCTGCCGAGGAGGTGCTGGAGTCTAGCCAAGAAGCCTTGCATGTCACGGAGCGCCGCTACCTGAAACGTGACTGGTGCAAGACCCAGCCACTCAAACAGACGATCCATGAAGAGGGATGCATCAGTCGCACCATAATAAATAGATTCTGCTATGGACAGTGCAATTCCTTCTACATCCCCAGACACGTTCGCAGGGAGGAAGGTGCCTTCCAGTCTTGTTCCTTCTGTAAGCCGAAACGATTTACCACTATGACTTTCACCCTGAACTGTCCGGACCAGCAGCCTCCCACCAAAAAGAAACGCGTGCAGCGCGTAAAGCAGTGCCGTTGCATTTCAATAGATCTGGACTAG